One Glycine max cultivar Williams 82 chromosome 8, Glycine_max_v4.0, whole genome shotgun sequence genomic window, CTACACGGCAGCTGGGCGGTTATATTACACTTCTCCAGGTACGTATTATCActgataatttaaattgaagtaacattgaatctttttttttttgtattgatgTTGACTATGTCTTTGTAGTGCTGGATATACGAGCACTTTCCTACAGTGCATACATCCGTCGTTCATGATGCTTATGATGAGGGGAGCCCCCGGGCCTGCAGGTGGCTTACGGGTAAGGCTCATATGACGGGGATCAAGGGGGCCCTGTATCGGAGACGTTTGGATGCCCTGAGTGTGAATGACGTGTGCTGGATGCCCTATGGTGAGCACCGGCGAGTCAGGGCCTTTGACTTGATATCGTCGTACACCAGCCAGCTTAGATGGGGTCAGATTGTGGTGTACGTTCGACCTGAGCGGGTTCTTCGACAGTTTGGCTACCTTCAGACGGTTCCTCCGCCGCCGGTTTGTGATTCTTTGACGGGTGACGATATAGATGACCGGTGGCTGAATTTTTCAGACCATTTGGTGCCTTTAGGGGAGCTCTGTGTAGTTCCTGGACAGGTGGCGGCATactacatggagtggttttttCGGATATCGCACCCATTTGTCACACGGACCGAGGAGACTGCTGCGCCGAGACATCCGCCTCCCCCTCATCATGAGGAGTTCGTCGAGCCACCCATCCCCGAGGTTTCAGTCGCGACCGATCTCCCTACGCATTCAGTGGTAAGCATAACTTCTGtagtttttcataatttaaatttttttaaaatgtgatacTGACTTTGTTATTTTGACTATGACAGGTTCACTGCGAAGGATGTCAGGGGATGGCTCAGGATTTAGGAGCGATTGCTGAGGATTTGGAGCGGGTCATCAACCTCAGGATGGTCACTGAGGGCATTAACTTACATGACATCATGACTCGTTGTCTGAGGAGAGCTAGAGGTGACACCGCAGATGGAAGTCTTAGGCCACGCCAGAGATGCCGCATAGATtaggatttatatttttattgtacttaaattattaatttttgtatttgtttatgtatGTCATAAAACACATTTACTTACAtcatttatgatttttgtttgtctctctataaatatatggtttgaaatttaaatataaaccaCACACATGAGTCACATTTATAATGacatttgaatatataaaataaagaagataaaataatttgtaatttaaatgTTAACATTTATAACTATtctgaaattatatattttaaccatATATATACGTAcactaaagaataaaaaaaattggttttgtgCCTTTTAGAAACATGCCTAAGTACCCCTGTTCgggctttttttaaaattatgtgggAGCCGCTTGAGACTGTCCAGGACCGCTATTTGGCATGTTTGCACGTTAAGgaacctaaaaaaataaaagcagtgCCCCGTTCTATCGAATCGCACCTCAAACGGAGGCACCAAAAATCAAAAAAGTTGGTTTTCGGCTTATTAGAAACATATAACTACCATTCAGTTCAACACAAATATAACAATTTGACACAGTAACACTTGTTCATGGAACAATTGATTAATTACATGAACATAAATCCAAtgtacatatacatacataaatattacaAGTTCAGTGTCCGCTTAGGTCTACATGCGTTGTATTAATTGTCATTAGGCTTAAGTATTGCTGCATTCTACCTACATATGCAGTTGGCCATTGTTTTGCCTCCGGATACGCATTGCTTGACCACAACAATGCCATAGGCGGTAAGGGACAACGATCTTTCAGAAAAACCTGTTGTAAgtgaaattacaataataagttaaacaaacaaaccaacacattcaataattgaaattatttgagtAAACGAATTTTCAAtggacctgaacaaaatgactGTCATACACATGGCCGACGCATATTATGCGGTGCGCAACAGAATTGGCCGGTGGTCGACTTCTGAGAGGAAAAAATGTGAAGCTCTGTTGTTGTGACAAtgatacaaggattacattatatCTTGATGCAATTACATATCCCATatccgttatatccatccattTGTCCATGCTAACCTAAATCAAATAACAAATACATGTGTCAGTCATGTAaacattacttatatttttaaaaagcataaaacacaTACCTTGGATAACCCATCCACGTGTAGGGACAACCTCAGTTGTTCATATCTCTCCGTGCCACCAAAGATCTTTATGTAGTCTTGCGACcatttgccaagttctttaatcaattcattacgCATCATGGCCCAACACTCTTCTCCCATACCTAACAAAGCGGAAACTGACCGATATCCACAATTACCATCCGTTTTCACATCAACAACATCCTCAATGAAACCATGCATAAATGGcagaaattgatccaacatgggGATCATCCTTGCTGGCTTCGGTGGTGCAAAAGATGATGCACTGGGTCTGACTGAGGTGTTGCTGTTTTGAACCGAATgataagcatcaacatactcccaataaGATGGATCACACTTTTTCGATCTTTCGCTTCTTTTCATTACCTTTTTCGGGGAACCTTTCGTCCTAACCTGTgttggaggaggacacatagagGTCTCATCGGGAAACGCGAATTCTCGGAGTTTACTCTTGAAAGTAACTTtcccacaaacatcaagttcatcGAATCTTTTATGTATTCTATCCGTCTCTTCCTTGATGCTCACTTCGGCCTCACATAGCCCCTGGTCTGAAAAATTAAGTCTTCTCCAGTACATATGGACTGCATCCAGTGGGATGCTGCCACCCTCATACCTTTGTAGCTcgcatgcacaaggaagacctaGTGTGGTTCTCAAGACACACCCACAAGAAGACACATTGTCTTTCAAATAACGTACGCGCTCAAACTCAACCgaaatttcatttaaagcgtACCTTGACATCATTCCCaaaagcctcttgtataaggttttgttaaaaacatgaCCAACAACATGCGCACTTGTTTCGAATGATGCTCTAATTTCAGTGTTGCAGcgtcatcatgttgttcattgcatcccaaacactacagaGGTCTCCAACGCTATTCTGTAATATCCTCTTCAAAGACCaatgagcagattcaaccctacatttaaaacacacaacagagaagacaaattaataacaataatgttccaaacaatcattaaaagaaacttgactaatataataaaacatttaaatacctatttgttgttgtgttgcctaggtgcatcaccttattcgtccaggccAAGATAAATTTCTCCTTGTGTGGGACAATCCATGTCTCACATACGTAGTCAATGAACATTGGTCACAGGGAACACGCTACTTGAAACCTTTGAAGGTGCTCAGGGAACTCCTGTTCCGAAGGACAATCTACCAGGTTACCCCAGCTATCCATTACGTAGTCCCAAACATTCTTCTGACCAACAAGCGATTTAcactttgccttcacattcttgtctatgtgaaacctgcacaacaaattctTACACTCCGGAAACacaattttcacagcattcatcaGGGCTAGGTCTCTGTTTGTGACAATAACAACAAGAAGGCGATCATTTCTTTAAAAAAGGCCTCGAAACCGTTCCAATGCCCATACAAGATTGTTCACGCGCtcaccctccagatatgcaaacccagcagagaaaGTCATCCCGGTTGGTGTCACCCCCACAATGTCAAGCAATGGGAGcctgtacctatttgttttgtaggtattgtCTATCAAAAAAACAAGATGACATGTGTTACATAACTtaactgcatctgggtgacaccaaaacaaatCACGCACCacatcttcatccttcaatctatgccaatgaatgtattggtCACGTTCAAGGAGCCTCATTAGGTGTTGCATTTCACTGTCATCTCCTCTGATTGAAGAACGGTATGCTCTTCTTGCGTTGTAGATTGTTTGATTGTGGTGCAACTGCTGCTATTGTGCTACTTCAAGGTTAGCAggatgtttcttggtttcacaTTCGACTTTGTCATATTAGCAATGATATTCTTCTCATCATCTGTCAATCTCCcagcatatggatgtccaactaaggtcgtcgccaattcatgattgtgaatcccacaTATCAGCTTCACCGCCCAACCTTCACCTCCATGCACTGGTTTTCCACGAATCTTAAATGGACAACCACATTTTCTAGTACTTGTGTCTtttctaacaaattctttcttcctacCCTTGTACTTACCGCT contains:
- the LOC102667332 gene encoding protein MAIN-LIKE 1-like, which codes for MYDHLNDASQASTRQLGGYITLLQCWIYEHFPTVHTSVVHDAYDEGSPRACRWLTGKAHMTGIKGALYRRRLDALSVNDVCWMPYGEHRRVRAFDLISSYTSQLRWGQIVVYVRPERVLRQFGYLQTVPPPPVCDSLTGDDIDDRWLNFSDHLVPLGELCVVPGQVAAYYMEWFFRISHPFVTRTEETAAPRHPPPPHHEEFVEPPIPEVSVATDLPTHSVVHCEGCQGMAQDLGAIAEDLERVINLRMVTEGINLHDIMTRCLRRARGDTADGSLRPRQRCRID
- the LOC113002332 gene encoding uncharacterized protein — protein: MSRYALNEISVEFERVRYLKDNVSSCGCVLRTTLGLPCACELQRYEGGSIPLDAVHMYWRRLNFSDQGLCEAEVSIKEETDRIHKRFDELDVCGKVTFKSKLREFAFPDETSMCPPPTQVRTKGSPKKVMKRSERSKKCDPSYWEYVDAYHSVQNSNTSVRPSASSFAPPKPARMIPMLDQFLPFMHGFIEDVVDVKTDGNCGYRSVSALLGMGEECWAMMRNELIKELGKWSQDYIKIFGGTERYEQLRLSLHVDGLSKVSMDKWMDITDMGYVIASRYNVILVSLSQQQSFTFFPLRSRPPANSVAHRIICVGHVYDSHFVQVH